One genomic region from Lates calcarifer isolate ASB-BC8 linkage group LG10, TLL_Latcal_v3, whole genome shotgun sequence encodes:
- the sema3e gene encoding semaphorin-3E isoform X1 yields the protein MMAECTRTVYLTLMLLYLVLLGTAHTAHSIYPRIRLSNKELWQLNRTWVFQGHGASLQPQTMLLDEGHERLYVGAKNTLFSLSLDRVNTHHQEIQWASTEYQIEECLMKGREKPECANYIKVLQQYNQTHLLVCGTGAFNPICALVRVGHTGQDRLFALEEDSITSGRGRCPYDPNSPCMSTLSRGELYIGLYTDYWENDGALCRLNNQTYTRTERDDRQQLNEPKFVGSAVIPDNDDRDDDKVYFFFTEREMDAEGVNKAVYTRVGRVCANDQGGQRMLVNRWSSFLKTRLICSVAGPNGIDTHFDELEDVFVLKNKDGKNPEIFGLFSTTSAVFKGYAVCVYHMDDIRAAFNGPFAYRERPEHHWTPYEDRVPYPRPGSCASKVNGGGFSSSKEFPDEVLRFVRSHPVMYRPVLPHHRRPVLLQTESGKRRLTQIAVDRVQAQDGHYHVLYIGTDDSVVLKVITIYNKDTDTMEEVLLEELQVFKVSAPIREIIISPKRQQLYVGSEVGVAQVRLHQCDLYGSECADCCLARDPYCAWDGLTCSRYYPAGVYTKSRRFRRQDVRHGNAVQLCNGLQIDDEESEERLVYGVESNSTLLECVPRSLQAKVLWFLQKEGEKHEIRGDERVIMTSHGLLFLRVRSSDAGVYVCQTVEHGYVNTLLRITLHVLRGERVESAIHTTNDEEGEKAGAPCHSSSAGPPPGPSISPRALVPSSVPGRHSRLWYKEFLQLIGYGDAQRVEEYCERVWCTDKKRKKTKRRYVSPGGEKRGKGRGEENSNRAPRHTLDT from the exons ATGATGGCAGAGTGCACAAGGACTGTGTATCTGACACTTATGCTGCTCTATCTTGTTCTGCTGGGCACAGCTCACACAGCCCATAGCATCTACCCAAGGATACGGCTCTCCAACAAAG AGCTTTGGCAGCTGAACAGGACCTGGGTGTTCCAGGGACATGGAGCGTCTCTTCAGCCCCAGACCATGTTGCTGGATGAAGGCCATGAGAGACTTTATGTTGGGGCCAAGAATACTCTGTTCTCCCTTAGCCTGGACCGAGTTAACACACACCACCAAGAG atcCAGTGGGCCAGTACAGAGTATCAGATAGAGGAGTGTTTGATGAAAGGGAGGGAGAAG CCTGAATGCGCAAACTACATCAAGGTCCTGCAGCAGTACAACCAGACCCATTTGCTGGTTTGTGGAACAGGAGCATTTAACCCCATCTGTGCCCTAGTCAGAGTGGGACACACAGGGCAG GACAGGCTATTTGCCCTTGAAGAAGACAGCATTACAAGTGGCAGAGGACGCTGTCCATATGACCCCAACAGTCCCTGCATGTCTACACTCTCCA GAGGAGAGCTGTATATTGGCCTGTACACTGACTACTGGGAGAATGATGGCGCTTTGTGTCGACTCAACAACCAGACCTACACACGCACTGAAAGAGACGACAGGCAGCAGCTCAATG AACCTAAATTTGTGGGGTCAGCAGTTATTCCTGACAACGACGACAGGGACGATGACAAAGTTTACTTCTTCTTCACTGAGCGGGAGATGGATGCTGAGGGAGTGAACAAGGCTGTGTATACCCGCGTTGGGCGAGTCTGCGCG AATGACCAAGGAGGGCAGAGAATGCTGGTGAATAGATGGAGTTCCTTCCTGAAAACTCGTCTTATCTGCTCTGTGGCCGGACCAAATGGGATTGATACACACTTTGATGAACTGG aggacGTCTTTGTTCTCAAGAACAAGGATGGGAAGAACCCAGAAATCTTTGGCCTCTTTAGCACAACAAG TGCGGTGTTTAAAGGCTATGCCGTGTGTGTCTATCACATGGATGACATCAGAGCAGCCTTTAATGGTCCATTCGCCTACAGAGAAAGGCCTGAGCATCATTGGACACCTTATGAGGACAGAGTCCCCTACCCTCGACCTGGATCT TGTGCCAGTAAAGTGAATGGCGGTGGCTTCTCCAGCTCTAAGGAGTTTCCTGATGAGGTTTTGCGGTTTGTGCGTTCGCATCCTGTGATGTATCGTCCGGTCCTCCCCCACCACCGCAGACCCGTCCTGCTACAGACAGAGTCGGGCAAGAGGAGGCTAACACAGATCGCTGTGGACAGAGTCCAAGCCCAGGATGGACACTATCACGTTCTGTACATCGGCACTG acgACTCAGTGGTGTTGAAAGTTATCACCATCtacaacaaagacacagacactatGGAGGAGGTGCTGCTGGAAGAGCTGCAAGTATTCAAG GTGTCAGCACCAATAAGAGAGATCATAATATCACCTAAAAGG CAACAGCTCTATGTTGGGTCAGAAGTTGGTGTGGCCCAAGTCAGACTGCATCAGTGTGACCTCTATGGCTCTGAATGTGCTGATTGTTGTCTGGCTAGAGACCCCTACTGCGCCTGGGATGGTCTCACCTGCTCCAGATACTACCCTGCTGGAGTCTACACCAAGAG CAGACGATTCAGGCGGCAGGATGTTCGCCATGGCAACGCCGTCCAGCTGTGCAATGGGCTGCAAATTGATG aTGAGGAATCTGAGGAGAGGCTGGTGTACGGCGTTGAAAGCAACAGCACTTTACTGGAGTGCGTCCCTCGATCATTACAGGCCAAAGTCCTCTGGTTCTtacagaaagaaggagagaaacatGAG ATTCGAGGTGATGAGCGGGTTATCATGACCTCCCACGGGCTGCTGTTCCTACGTGTGAGAAGCTCAGATGCCGGTGTGTACGTGTGCCAGACTGTGGAACACGGATATGTGAACACATTATTACGCATCACTCTACACGTGCTCAGAGGGGAGAGGGTGGAGTCAGCGATCCACACGACTAATGacgaggagggagagaaggccGGAGCTCCGTGCCACTCCTCCTCAGCAGGCCCCCCACCAGGCCCCAGCATCAGCCCCAGGGCTCTGGTGCCATCCTCAGTACCAGGTCGCCACTCCAGGCTGTGGTACAAGGAGTTTCTCCAGCTGATTGGCTACGGGGACGCCCAGAGAGTAGAGGAGTACTGTGAGAGAGTGTGGTGCACTGATAAAAAACGTAAAAAGACCAAAAGGAGGTATGTTTCTCCGGGTGGcgagaagagagggaaagggaggggagaggagaacTCCAACCGAGCACCCAGACACACCTTGGAcacctga
- the sema3e gene encoding semaphorin-3E isoform X3 has translation MLLDEGHERLYVGAKNTLFSLSLDRVNTHHQEIQWASTEYQIEECLMKGREKPECANYIKVLQQYNQTHLLVCGTGAFNPICALVRVGHTGQDRLFALEEDSITSGRGRCPYDPNSPCMSTLSRGELYIGLYTDYWENDGALCRLNNQTYTRTERDDRQQLNEPKFVGSAVIPDNDDRDDDKVYFFFTEREMDAEGVNKAVYTRVGRVCANDQGGQRMLVNRWSSFLKTRLICSVAGPNGIDTHFDELEDVFVLKNKDGKNPEIFGLFSTTSAVFKGYAVCVYHMDDIRAAFNGPFAYRERPEHHWTPYEDRVPYPRPGSCASKVNGGGFSSSKEFPDEVLRFVRSHPVMYRPVLPHHRRPVLLQTESGKRRLTQIAVDRVQAQDGHYHVLYIGTDDSVVLKVITIYNKDTDTMEEVLLEELQVFKVSAPIREIIISPKRQQLYVGSEVGVAQVRLHQCDLYGSECADCCLARDPYCAWDGLTCSRYYPAGVYTKSRRFRRQDVRHGNAVQLCNGLQIDDEESEERLVYGVESNSTLLECVPRSLQAKVLWFLQKEGEKHEIRGDERVIMTSHGLLFLRVRSSDAGVYVCQTVEHGYVNTLLRITLHVLRGERVESAIHTTNDEEGEKAGAPCHSSSAGPPPGPSISPRALVPSSVPGRHSRLWYKEFLQLIGYGDAQRVEEYCERVWCTDKKRKKTKRRYVSPGGEKRGKGRGEENSNRAPRHTLDT, from the exons ATGTTGCTGGATGAAGGCCATGAGAGACTTTATGTTGGGGCCAAGAATACTCTGTTCTCCCTTAGCCTGGACCGAGTTAACACACACCACCAAGAG atcCAGTGGGCCAGTACAGAGTATCAGATAGAGGAGTGTTTGATGAAAGGGAGGGAGAAG CCTGAATGCGCAAACTACATCAAGGTCCTGCAGCAGTACAACCAGACCCATTTGCTGGTTTGTGGAACAGGAGCATTTAACCCCATCTGTGCCCTAGTCAGAGTGGGACACACAGGGCAG GACAGGCTATTTGCCCTTGAAGAAGACAGCATTACAAGTGGCAGAGGACGCTGTCCATATGACCCCAACAGTCCCTGCATGTCTACACTCTCCA GAGGAGAGCTGTATATTGGCCTGTACACTGACTACTGGGAGAATGATGGCGCTTTGTGTCGACTCAACAACCAGACCTACACACGCACTGAAAGAGACGACAGGCAGCAGCTCAATG AACCTAAATTTGTGGGGTCAGCAGTTATTCCTGACAACGACGACAGGGACGATGACAAAGTTTACTTCTTCTTCACTGAGCGGGAGATGGATGCTGAGGGAGTGAACAAGGCTGTGTATACCCGCGTTGGGCGAGTCTGCGCG AATGACCAAGGAGGGCAGAGAATGCTGGTGAATAGATGGAGTTCCTTCCTGAAAACTCGTCTTATCTGCTCTGTGGCCGGACCAAATGGGATTGATACACACTTTGATGAACTGG aggacGTCTTTGTTCTCAAGAACAAGGATGGGAAGAACCCAGAAATCTTTGGCCTCTTTAGCACAACAAG TGCGGTGTTTAAAGGCTATGCCGTGTGTGTCTATCACATGGATGACATCAGAGCAGCCTTTAATGGTCCATTCGCCTACAGAGAAAGGCCTGAGCATCATTGGACACCTTATGAGGACAGAGTCCCCTACCCTCGACCTGGATCT TGTGCCAGTAAAGTGAATGGCGGTGGCTTCTCCAGCTCTAAGGAGTTTCCTGATGAGGTTTTGCGGTTTGTGCGTTCGCATCCTGTGATGTATCGTCCGGTCCTCCCCCACCACCGCAGACCCGTCCTGCTACAGACAGAGTCGGGCAAGAGGAGGCTAACACAGATCGCTGTGGACAGAGTCCAAGCCCAGGATGGACACTATCACGTTCTGTACATCGGCACTG acgACTCAGTGGTGTTGAAAGTTATCACCATCtacaacaaagacacagacactatGGAGGAGGTGCTGCTGGAAGAGCTGCAAGTATTCAAG GTGTCAGCACCAATAAGAGAGATCATAATATCACCTAAAAGG CAACAGCTCTATGTTGGGTCAGAAGTTGGTGTGGCCCAAGTCAGACTGCATCAGTGTGACCTCTATGGCTCTGAATGTGCTGATTGTTGTCTGGCTAGAGACCCCTACTGCGCCTGGGATGGTCTCACCTGCTCCAGATACTACCCTGCTGGAGTCTACACCAAGAG CAGACGATTCAGGCGGCAGGATGTTCGCCATGGCAACGCCGTCCAGCTGTGCAATGGGCTGCAAATTGATG aTGAGGAATCTGAGGAGAGGCTGGTGTACGGCGTTGAAAGCAACAGCACTTTACTGGAGTGCGTCCCTCGATCATTACAGGCCAAAGTCCTCTGGTTCTtacagaaagaaggagagaaacatGAG ATTCGAGGTGATGAGCGGGTTATCATGACCTCCCACGGGCTGCTGTTCCTACGTGTGAGAAGCTCAGATGCCGGTGTGTACGTGTGCCAGACTGTGGAACACGGATATGTGAACACATTATTACGCATCACTCTACACGTGCTCAGAGGGGAGAGGGTGGAGTCAGCGATCCACACGACTAATGacgaggagggagagaaggccGGAGCTCCGTGCCACTCCTCCTCAGCAGGCCCCCCACCAGGCCCCAGCATCAGCCCCAGGGCTCTGGTGCCATCCTCAGTACCAGGTCGCCACTCCAGGCTGTGGTACAAGGAGTTTCTCCAGCTGATTGGCTACGGGGACGCCCAGAGAGTAGAGGAGTACTGTGAGAGAGTGTGGTGCACTGATAAAAAACGTAAAAAGACCAAAAGGAGGTATGTTTCTCCGGGTGGcgagaagagagggaaagggaggggagaggagaacTCCAACCGAGCACCCAGACACACCTTGGAcacctga
- the sema3e gene encoding semaphorin-3E isoform X2, which yields MMAECTRTVYLTLMLLYLVLLGTAHTAHSIYPRIRLSNKELWQLNRTWVFQGHGASLQPQTMLLDEGHERLYVGAKNTLFSLSLDRVNTHHQEIQWASTEYQIEECLMKGREKPECANYIKVLQQYNQTHLLVCGTGAFNPICALVRVGHTGQDRLFALEEDSITSGRGRCPYDPNSPCMSTLSRGELYIGLYTDYWENDGALCRLNNQTYTRTERDDRQQLNEPKFVGSAVIPDNDDRDDDKVYFFFTEREMDAEGVNKAVYTRVGRVCANDQGGQRMLVNRWSSFLKTRLICSVAGPNGIDTHFDELEDVFVLKNKDGKNPEIFGLFSTTSAVFKGYAVCVYHMDDIRAAFNGPFAYRERPEHHWTPYEDRVPYPRPGSCASKVNGGGFSSSKEFPDEVLRFVRSHPVMYRPVLPHHRRPVLLQTESGKRRLTQIAVDRVQAQDGHYHVLYIGTDDSVVLKVITIYNKDTDTMEEVLLEELQVFKVSAPIREIIISPKRQQLYVGSEVGVAQVRLHQCDLYGSECADCCLARDPYCAWDGLTCSRYYPAGVYTKRRFRRQDVRHGNAVQLCNGLQIDDEESEERLVYGVESNSTLLECVPRSLQAKVLWFLQKEGEKHEIRGDERVIMTSHGLLFLRVRSSDAGVYVCQTVEHGYVNTLLRITLHVLRGERVESAIHTTNDEEGEKAGAPCHSSSAGPPPGPSISPRALVPSSVPGRHSRLWYKEFLQLIGYGDAQRVEEYCERVWCTDKKRKKTKRRYVSPGGEKRGKGRGEENSNRAPRHTLDT from the exons ATGATGGCAGAGTGCACAAGGACTGTGTATCTGACACTTATGCTGCTCTATCTTGTTCTGCTGGGCACAGCTCACACAGCCCATAGCATCTACCCAAGGATACGGCTCTCCAACAAAG AGCTTTGGCAGCTGAACAGGACCTGGGTGTTCCAGGGACATGGAGCGTCTCTTCAGCCCCAGACCATGTTGCTGGATGAAGGCCATGAGAGACTTTATGTTGGGGCCAAGAATACTCTGTTCTCCCTTAGCCTGGACCGAGTTAACACACACCACCAAGAG atcCAGTGGGCCAGTACAGAGTATCAGATAGAGGAGTGTTTGATGAAAGGGAGGGAGAAG CCTGAATGCGCAAACTACATCAAGGTCCTGCAGCAGTACAACCAGACCCATTTGCTGGTTTGTGGAACAGGAGCATTTAACCCCATCTGTGCCCTAGTCAGAGTGGGACACACAGGGCAG GACAGGCTATTTGCCCTTGAAGAAGACAGCATTACAAGTGGCAGAGGACGCTGTCCATATGACCCCAACAGTCCCTGCATGTCTACACTCTCCA GAGGAGAGCTGTATATTGGCCTGTACACTGACTACTGGGAGAATGATGGCGCTTTGTGTCGACTCAACAACCAGACCTACACACGCACTGAAAGAGACGACAGGCAGCAGCTCAATG AACCTAAATTTGTGGGGTCAGCAGTTATTCCTGACAACGACGACAGGGACGATGACAAAGTTTACTTCTTCTTCACTGAGCGGGAGATGGATGCTGAGGGAGTGAACAAGGCTGTGTATACCCGCGTTGGGCGAGTCTGCGCG AATGACCAAGGAGGGCAGAGAATGCTGGTGAATAGATGGAGTTCCTTCCTGAAAACTCGTCTTATCTGCTCTGTGGCCGGACCAAATGGGATTGATACACACTTTGATGAACTGG aggacGTCTTTGTTCTCAAGAACAAGGATGGGAAGAACCCAGAAATCTTTGGCCTCTTTAGCACAACAAG TGCGGTGTTTAAAGGCTATGCCGTGTGTGTCTATCACATGGATGACATCAGAGCAGCCTTTAATGGTCCATTCGCCTACAGAGAAAGGCCTGAGCATCATTGGACACCTTATGAGGACAGAGTCCCCTACCCTCGACCTGGATCT TGTGCCAGTAAAGTGAATGGCGGTGGCTTCTCCAGCTCTAAGGAGTTTCCTGATGAGGTTTTGCGGTTTGTGCGTTCGCATCCTGTGATGTATCGTCCGGTCCTCCCCCACCACCGCAGACCCGTCCTGCTACAGACAGAGTCGGGCAAGAGGAGGCTAACACAGATCGCTGTGGACAGAGTCCAAGCCCAGGATGGACACTATCACGTTCTGTACATCGGCACTG acgACTCAGTGGTGTTGAAAGTTATCACCATCtacaacaaagacacagacactatGGAGGAGGTGCTGCTGGAAGAGCTGCAAGTATTCAAG GTGTCAGCACCAATAAGAGAGATCATAATATCACCTAAAAGG CAACAGCTCTATGTTGGGTCAGAAGTTGGTGTGGCCCAAGTCAGACTGCATCAGTGTGACCTCTATGGCTCTGAATGTGCTGATTGTTGTCTGGCTAGAGACCCCTACTGCGCCTGGGATGGTCTCACCTGCTCCAGATACTACCCTGCTGGAGTCTACACCAAGAG ACGATTCAGGCGGCAGGATGTTCGCCATGGCAACGCCGTCCAGCTGTGCAATGGGCTGCAAATTGATG aTGAGGAATCTGAGGAGAGGCTGGTGTACGGCGTTGAAAGCAACAGCACTTTACTGGAGTGCGTCCCTCGATCATTACAGGCCAAAGTCCTCTGGTTCTtacagaaagaaggagagaaacatGAG ATTCGAGGTGATGAGCGGGTTATCATGACCTCCCACGGGCTGCTGTTCCTACGTGTGAGAAGCTCAGATGCCGGTGTGTACGTGTGCCAGACTGTGGAACACGGATATGTGAACACATTATTACGCATCACTCTACACGTGCTCAGAGGGGAGAGGGTGGAGTCAGCGATCCACACGACTAATGacgaggagggagagaaggccGGAGCTCCGTGCCACTCCTCCTCAGCAGGCCCCCCACCAGGCCCCAGCATCAGCCCCAGGGCTCTGGTGCCATCCTCAGTACCAGGTCGCCACTCCAGGCTGTGGTACAAGGAGTTTCTCCAGCTGATTGGCTACGGGGACGCCCAGAGAGTAGAGGAGTACTGTGAGAGAGTGTGGTGCACTGATAAAAAACGTAAAAAGACCAAAAGGAGGTATGTTTCTCCGGGTGGcgagaagagagggaaagggaggggagaggagaacTCCAACCGAGCACCCAGACACACCTTGGAcacctga